In Trueperella pecoris, the DNA window AATGATTGCCGGTGAAGGTGGCGCGCGTGGTCGTAAAGTCGTTGCGCTTGGCGGCGGGCACGGCCTGTACGCCACGTTAAGCGCTTTGCGTCTGCTGACGCGCAATATTACCGCGATTGTCACTGTTGCCGACGACGGCGGTAGCTCGGGGCGCCTGCGTCAAGAGTTCGATATCCTCCCGCCCGGCGATCTGAGGATGGCCCTGTCCGCCCTGTGCGACGACGGCGAGTGGGGCCTGACCTGGCGAGACGTGCTTCAGTATCGCTTTTCCTCCGACGGGCCGCTCAATGGGCACTCGCTGGGCAACCTCTTAATGACGGGCGTGTGGGATCTGCTTGGGGATTCAGTGGGCGGGCTTGACCTTGTCGGGCGTCTGCTCGACACGAAGGGCCGGGTCCTGCCGATGGCCGCTACGCCGCTGCGTATCGAGGCCGACGTCGTCGACAGTGTGGGGGAGCACACGATCTCGGGCCAGGTCGGGGTTGCCACCTGCCATGCCGATATCAAGCAGGTGCGCATCATTCCGTCCAATCCGCCGGCGGTTCCGCAGGCTATCGACGCGATCAACGACGCCGACTGGGTAATCTTCGGGCCCGGATCCTGGTTTACCTCGGTCATTCCGCATTTGTTGGTTCCCGAGCTGTATGAGGCGCTG includes these proteins:
- a CDS encoding gluconeogenesis factor YvcK family protein produces the protein MIAGEGGARGRKVVALGGGHGLYATLSALRLLTRNITAIVTVADDGGSSGRLRQEFDILPPGDLRMALSALCDDGEWGLTWRDVLQYRFSSDGPLNGHSLGNLLMTGVWDLLGDSVGGLDLVGRLLDTKGRVLPMAATPLRIEADVVDSVGEHTISGQVGVATCHADIKQVRIIPSNPPAVPQAIDAINDADWVIFGPGSWFTSVIPHLLVPELYEALISTRAKRALAINLVPDAETRTLSPSDHVRSFHEHAPSLTLDSILIDENSPADWEDLQVAARECGAEVLARPLADRSDPALHDALFLASALREMLSSR